Proteins found in one Dermacentor silvarum isolate Dsil-2018 chromosome 8, BIME_Dsil_1.4, whole genome shotgun sequence genomic segment:
- the LOC119461899 gene encoding PRA1 family protein 3 isoform X1, giving the protein MANEVEVAPLRSLDDFLLESARFQLPNVKDLEKWGNRVVNNLLYYQSNYFVLAILAFLAVGILHPSKMLCGMLAVAVAFGLFYYVTNSKRAATKFKRDHPILSILIILAGGYFIVHVLGSVVVFLFGILLPIMLVFIHASMRLRNIKNKLTNKIETIGLKKTPMGLFLDALGQEQEAGSHAAATVVQAGSELADKLEEKLAQFGQLDIVYPSPFQMRMKINRNR; this is encoded by the exons ATGGCGAACGAAGTGGAAGTTGCTCCGCTTCGGAGCTTGGATGATTTTCTTCTCGAATCAGCCCGCTTCCAGCTTCCAAACGTTAAGGATTTGGAGAAATGGGGAAACAGAGTCGTCAACAACCTCTTGTACTACCAGTCCAACTATTTCGTCCTTGCCATCCTAGCCTTCCTTGCCGTTGG AATCCTGCACCCTTCCAAAATGTTGTGTGGAATGCTTGCTGTGGCCGTAGCGTTCGGCCTGTTCTATTATGTTACCAACTCCAAGAGGGCTGCCACGAAGTTCAAGAGAGACCACCCAATTCTCAGCATCCTGATTATCCTGGCAG GTGGCTACTTTATTGTCCATGTTCTCGGATCCGTGGTGGTATTCTTGTTTGGCATCCTGCTGCCGATAATGT TGGTGTTCATTCATGCATCAATGCGGCTGCGTAACATCAAGAATAAGCTGACAAACAAGATTGAGACTATTGGGCTGAAGAAAACTCCAATGGGACTCTTCCTTGATGCATTGGGACAGGAGCAGGAGGCTGGATC TCACGCCGCCGCGACGGTTGTTCAGGCCGGAAGCGAACTGGCAGACAAGCTGGAAGAGAAGCTCGCCCAATTTGGACAAC tGGATATCGTTTATCCATCACCGTTTCAAATGC
- the LOC119461899 gene encoding PRA1 family protein 3 isoform X2 codes for MANEVEVAPLRSLDDFLLESARFQLPNVKDLEKWGNRVVNNLLYYQSNYFVLAILAFLAVGILHPSKMLCGMLAVAVAFGLFYYVTNSKRAATKFKRDHPILSILIILAGGYFIVHVLGSVVVFLFGILLPIMLVFIHASMRLRNIKNKLTNKIETIGLKKTPMGLFLDALGQEQEAGSHAAATVVQAGSELADKLEEKLAQFGQRMKINRNR; via the exons ATGGCGAACGAAGTGGAAGTTGCTCCGCTTCGGAGCTTGGATGATTTTCTTCTCGAATCAGCCCGCTTCCAGCTTCCAAACGTTAAGGATTTGGAGAAATGGGGAAACAGAGTCGTCAACAACCTCTTGTACTACCAGTCCAACTATTTCGTCCTTGCCATCCTAGCCTTCCTTGCCGTTGG AATCCTGCACCCTTCCAAAATGTTGTGTGGAATGCTTGCTGTGGCCGTAGCGTTCGGCCTGTTCTATTATGTTACCAACTCCAAGAGGGCTGCCACGAAGTTCAAGAGAGACCACCCAATTCTCAGCATCCTGATTATCCTGGCAG GTGGCTACTTTATTGTCCATGTTCTCGGATCCGTGGTGGTATTCTTGTTTGGCATCCTGCTGCCGATAATGT TGGTGTTCATTCATGCATCAATGCGGCTGCGTAACATCAAGAATAAGCTGACAAACAAGATTGAGACTATTGGGCTGAAGAAAACTCCAATGGGACTCTTCCTTGATGCATTGGGACAGGAGCAGGAGGCTGGATC TCACGCCGCCGCGACGGTTGTTCAGGCCGGAAGCGAACTGGCAGACAAGCTGGAAGAGAAGCTCGCCCAATTTGGACAAC
- the LOC119461899 gene encoding PRA1 family protein 3 isoform X4, protein MANEVEVAPLRSLDDFLLESARFQLPNVKDLEKWGNRVVNNLLYYQSNYFVLAILAFLAVGILHPSKMLCGMLAVAVAFGLFYYVTNSKRAATKFKRDHPILSILIILAGGYFIVHVLGSVVVFLFGILLPIMLVFIHASMRLRNIKNKLTNKIETIGLKKTPMGLFLDALGQEQEAGSYED, encoded by the exons ATGGCGAACGAAGTGGAAGTTGCTCCGCTTCGGAGCTTGGATGATTTTCTTCTCGAATCAGCCCGCTTCCAGCTTCCAAACGTTAAGGATTTGGAGAAATGGGGAAACAGAGTCGTCAACAACCTCTTGTACTACCAGTCCAACTATTTCGTCCTTGCCATCCTAGCCTTCCTTGCCGTTGG AATCCTGCACCCTTCCAAAATGTTGTGTGGAATGCTTGCTGTGGCCGTAGCGTTCGGCCTGTTCTATTATGTTACCAACTCCAAGAGGGCTGCCACGAAGTTCAAGAGAGACCACCCAATTCTCAGCATCCTGATTATCCTGGCAG GTGGCTACTTTATTGTCCATGTTCTCGGATCCGTGGTGGTATTCTTGTTTGGCATCCTGCTGCCGATAATGT TGGTGTTCATTCATGCATCAATGCGGCTGCGTAACATCAAGAATAAGCTGACAAACAAGATTGAGACTATTGGGCTGAAGAAAACTCCAATGGGACTCTTCCTTGATGCATTGGGACAGGAGCAGGAGGCTGGATC
- the LOC119461899 gene encoding PRA1 family protein 3 isoform X3 produces the protein MANEVEVAPLRSLDDFLLESARFQLPNVKDLEKWGNRVVNNLLYYQSNYFVLAILAFLAVGILHPSKMLCGMLAVAVAFGLFYYVTNSKRAATKFKRDHPILSILIILAGGYFIVHVLGSVVVFLFGILLPIMLVFIHASMRLRNIKNKLTNKIETIGLKKTPMGLFLDALGQEQEAGSGYRLSITVSNAYED, from the exons ATGGCGAACGAAGTGGAAGTTGCTCCGCTTCGGAGCTTGGATGATTTTCTTCTCGAATCAGCCCGCTTCCAGCTTCCAAACGTTAAGGATTTGGAGAAATGGGGAAACAGAGTCGTCAACAACCTCTTGTACTACCAGTCCAACTATTTCGTCCTTGCCATCCTAGCCTTCCTTGCCGTTGG AATCCTGCACCCTTCCAAAATGTTGTGTGGAATGCTTGCTGTGGCCGTAGCGTTCGGCCTGTTCTATTATGTTACCAACTCCAAGAGGGCTGCCACGAAGTTCAAGAGAGACCACCCAATTCTCAGCATCCTGATTATCCTGGCAG GTGGCTACTTTATTGTCCATGTTCTCGGATCCGTGGTGGTATTCTTGTTTGGCATCCTGCTGCCGATAATGT TGGTGTTCATTCATGCATCAATGCGGCTGCGTAACATCAAGAATAAGCTGACAAACAAGATTGAGACTATTGGGCTGAAGAAAACTCCAATGGGACTCTTCCTTGATGCATTGGGACAGGAGCAGGAGGCTGGATC tGGATATCGTTTATCCATCACCGTTTCAAATGC
- the LOC119461901 gene encoding pancreas transcription factor 1 subunit alpha, producing the protein MFAGAEVSALDVPTAYQRHYQPSGAPTAATTAYERCYASTAVLMRRPPYPEVASAAFYPLDDVPVPCSTLADHHRHTPSYAVYDRSYVDAPPSSFLYSAAAAAYDCVYGDCPDCMEAGYSPAPGGSRSPAGADDEDAKSSGAACPSQTSPAMSRRASSVARKRSLSQAELERRRSLANHQERRRMHRLNSALDRLRSTIPPRLQNGSRRLSKIKTLKMAINYIVELQTVLGPTTVSGAGGTVVSCAPPSRSWNC; encoded by the coding sequence ATGTTCGCCGGCGCCGAAGTTTCGGCTCTGGACGTGCCCACAGCGTACCAGCGGCATTACCAGCCGTCCGGCGCCCCCACTGCAGCAACTACTGCCTACGAGCGCTGCTACGCATCAACGGCTGTTCTGATGCGCCGCCCGCCGTATCCAGAAGTCGCCTCGGCGGCCTTCTACCCTCTGGACGATGTGCCGGTGCCTTGCTCCACGCTGGCGGATCATCATCGCCACACCCCTTCGTACGCAGTGTATGACCGCAGTTACGTCGACGCCCCGCCTTCTTCGTTCCTGTACAGCGCTGCCGCTGCGGCTTACGACTGCGTATACGGTGACTGCCCAGATTGCATGGAGGCCGGCTACTCGCCTGCGCCTGGCGGTAGCCGGTCACCCGCCGGAGCGGACGACGAAGACGCCAAGTCCTCAGGTGCCGCCTGCCCGTCGCAGACGTCGCCCGCCATGTCGCGGCGCGCTAGCAGCGTAGCTCGCAAGAGGAGCCTCTCCCAGGCCGAGCTGGAGCGGCGCAGGTCCTTGGCGAACCACCAGGAACGGCGTCGCATGCACCGGCTCAACTCGGCGCTGGATCGACTCCGTAGCACGATACCGCCGCGCCTGCAGAACGGCAGTCGGCGCCTGTCCAAGATCAAGACGCTCAAGATGGCCATCAACTACATCGTCGAGCTGCAGACCGTGCTGGGCCCGACGACTGTCTCTGGCGCTGGCGGCACTGTCGTCAGCTGTGCGCCGCCCTCCCGTTCCTGGAACTGCTGA